Proteins from a genomic interval of Clostridium scatologenes:
- a CDS encoding ferredoxin: protein MKANVDKDTCIGCGLCPDVCPEVFKMDDDGKAKAIEDEVPPVEESSAQEAADQCPVNAISVE, encoded by the coding sequence ATGAAAGCTAATGTTGATAAAGATACTTGTATAGGTTGTGGATTATGTCCAGATGTTTGTCCAGAAGTATTTAAAATGGATGATGATGGTAAAGCAAAAGCTATTGAAGATGAAGTGCCACCTGTAGAAGAAAGTAGTGCACAAGAAGCAGCGGATCAGTGCCCTGTAAATGCAATTTCAGTAGAATAG